In Gemmatimonas sp., a single genomic region encodes these proteins:
- a CDS encoding M28 family peptidase, which translates to MRTSAALALMLATAGSAAAQPGRGPSPVAKNIQALPVDPAPSYVRKDAPTDPVILKLWEEGMQRSQAGTLAQQLLDSVGPRLTGSPNMNRAQDWLLATYKQFGVTARKEQYGTWNSWKRGAAFAQLTAPRVKSLEVNMLSWSGNTSGKWAGGDVVVVKPYQSPEEFKAWLPSVKGKIVLASAPRLTCRPASQLAEFAMPSTQSSLDSMQRDLSATYQGVTQRVPTFYSDLKAAGAVAVFESNYSQYPGVNKIFGSPRNAALPTFDVGCEDYGMLFRLAQNKQGPKVRVMAESEALGDKPVFNVIAEIKGATKPDEFVVLSAHFDSWEGHSGATDNATGSITMMEALRILKTVYPKPSRTILVGHWSGEEQGLNGSGSFTADHPEVIKGLQFAFNQDNGTGRVVSTGPGLHPENGPRLAQYMSQMPSQLTQYIRLSGPSGIGAGSDDASFRCWGAPAVGLGALNWDYSNSTWHTNRDSFDKIILDDLKHNATLTAMFVYLASEDAEKSSRVLVDPIPGGRPGQGITVPNCGKPQRDATQYRR; encoded by the coding sequence ATGCGTACCTCTGCTGCACTTGCTCTGATGCTGGCGACGGCCGGCTCTGCCGCCGCACAGCCCGGTCGCGGCCCGTCACCGGTCGCCAAGAACATTCAGGCGCTGCCGGTTGATCCGGCGCCGTCATACGTTCGCAAGGACGCGCCCACTGATCCCGTGATCCTGAAGCTGTGGGAAGAGGGGATGCAGCGGTCGCAGGCGGGCACGCTGGCGCAGCAGCTGCTCGACTCCGTCGGCCCGCGTCTCACGGGTTCGCCCAACATGAATCGCGCGCAGGATTGGCTGCTGGCGACGTACAAGCAGTTCGGCGTGACGGCGCGCAAGGAGCAGTATGGCACGTGGAATTCGTGGAAGCGTGGGGCGGCGTTCGCGCAGCTCACGGCGCCGCGAGTGAAGTCGCTCGAAGTCAACATGCTGTCGTGGAGCGGCAACACCTCGGGCAAGTGGGCTGGCGGTGACGTGGTCGTGGTCAAGCCGTATCAGTCGCCGGAAGAGTTCAAGGCGTGGTTGCCGAGTGTGAAGGGCAAGATCGTGCTGGCGTCGGCGCCGCGTCTCACCTGCCGTCCGGCGTCGCAGCTCGCCGAGTTCGCGATGCCGAGCACACAGTCGTCGCTCGACTCGATGCAGCGCGATCTGTCGGCCACGTATCAGGGCGTGACGCAGCGCGTACCGACGTTCTACAGCGACCTCAAGGCCGCTGGTGCCGTGGCCGTGTTCGAGTCGAACTACTCGCAGTATCCCGGCGTGAACAAGATTTTCGGATCGCCGCGCAACGCGGCGTTGCCGACGTTCGATGTGGGATGCGAAGACTACGGCATGCTGTTCCGCCTCGCGCAGAACAAGCAGGGCCCGAAGGTGCGCGTGATGGCCGAATCGGAAGCGCTCGGCGACAAGCCGGTGTTCAACGTGATCGCCGAGATCAAGGGCGCCACCAAGCCCGACGAGTTCGTGGTGCTGTCGGCGCACTTCGACAGCTGGGAAGGACACTCTGGCGCGACCGACAACGCCACGGGTTCGATCACCATGATGGAAGCGTTACGCATACTGAAGACGGTGTATCCCAAGCCGTCGCGCACGATTCTGGTCGGTCACTGGAGCGGCGAAGAGCAGGGGCTGAACGGTTCGGGCTCCTTCACCGCCGATCACCCCGAAGTGATCAAGGGGCTGCAGTTCGCGTTCAATCAGGACAACGGTACGGGACGTGTGGTGAGCACAGGTCCGGGGCTGCACCCGGAAAACGGTCCGCGCCTGGCGCAGTACATGAGCCAAATGCCGTCGCAGCTCACGCAGTACATCCGTCTCTCGGGCCCGTCGGGTATCGGCGCCGGATCGGACGACGCGTCGTTCCGTTGCTGGGGCGCCCCGGCGGTCGGACTGGGTGCGTTGAACTGGGACTACAGCAACAGCACGTGGCACACGAACCGCGACTCGTTCGACAAGATCATTCTCGATGACTTGAAGCACAACGCGACGCTCACCGCGATGTTCGTATATCTCGCCAGCGAAGACGCCGAGAAGAGCTCGCGCGTGCTGGTCGATCCGATTCCCGGTGGCCGCCCGGGGCAGGGGATTACGGTGCCGAATTGCGGCAAGCCACAGCGGGACGCAACACAGTACCGGCGGTGA
- the ruvC gene encoding crossover junction endodeoxyribonuclease RuvC: protein MSPSLVLGIDPGTAVTGYGVVAFDGRIATLVECGVIRTTAKDPLPQRLLEISEGVEEILARHRPDTMSVEDVFYAKNVRTTIVLGHARGVILLAAQKAALTICEYPPAEIKKAITGTGAATKEQVQFMVARLLRLKSAPQPADAADGVAAALCACLMSSRPKLPELPPLRLPLSKLAK from the coding sequence GTGAGCCCGTCGCTGGTGCTCGGGATCGATCCGGGCACCGCCGTCACGGGGTACGGTGTGGTCGCCTTCGACGGCCGCATCGCCACTCTCGTGGAGTGCGGCGTCATCCGCACGACCGCGAAGGATCCGCTGCCGCAGCGCCTGTTGGAGATTTCCGAAGGCGTGGAGGAAATTCTCGCGCGGCACCGTCCCGACACGATGTCGGTGGAAGACGTGTTCTACGCCAAGAACGTGCGCACGACGATCGTGCTCGGTCATGCGCGCGGCGTGATTCTCCTCGCCGCGCAGAAGGCCGCCCTCACGATCTGCGAGTATCCGCCGGCCGAGATCAAGAAGGCGATCACCGGCACCGGCGCGGCCACGAAGGAGCAGGTGCAATTCATGGTGGCGCGCCTGCTGCGCCTCAAGTCGGCACCGCAGCCCGCCGACGCCGCCGATGGCGTCGCCGCCGCGCTTTGTGCGTGTCTCATGTCGTCGCGACCGAAGCTCCCCGAGCTTCCGCCGCTGCGTCTTCCCCTCTCCAAGCTCGCGAAATGA
- the ruvA gene encoding Holliday junction branch migration protein RuvA, with translation MIALVSGTLVHRELDRVEILTAGGVGYECLIPLSVFESLPPEGATITLHTHLAVREDAWHLYGFSDRYDRAVFQRLLVAKGVGPALALGILSSLTPERVVRALREKDITTLMRVPRVGRKKAEQIILDLADKMDTVGSAPTATGAAKSPVADDAIRALIALGYNQLEADRAVRAVVDAGGGGDVGAVVRAALSRLTAK, from the coding sequence ATGATCGCACTGGTATCCGGCACGCTCGTCCACCGCGAACTCGATCGGGTAGAAATTCTCACGGCGGGCGGTGTGGGCTACGAGTGCCTCATTCCGCTCTCGGTCTTCGAGTCGTTACCGCCGGAAGGGGCGACGATCACGCTGCACACGCATCTCGCCGTGCGCGAAGATGCGTGGCACTTGTACGGCTTCTCCGATCGCTACGACCGCGCCGTCTTCCAGCGGCTGCTCGTGGCCAAGGGCGTCGGCCCGGCGCTCGCGCTCGGCATTCTCTCGTCGCTCACGCCGGAGCGCGTGGTCCGTGCCTTGCGCGAGAAGGACATCACGACCCTCATGCGCGTGCCGCGCGTGGGTCGGAAGAAGGCCGAGCAGATCATTCTCGACCTGGCCGACAAGATGGACACCGTAGGCTCGGCGCCGACAGCCACCGGCGCCGCGAAGAGCCCCGTCGCCGACGACGCCATTCGTGCGCTCATCGCGCTGGGCTACAACCAACTCGAAGCCGATCGCGCCGTACGGGCGGTGGTGGACGCGGGCGGTGGTGGAGATGTGGGGGCGGTGGTGAGGGCGGCGCTCTCGAGGCTAACGGCGAAGTAG
- a CDS encoding DnaB-like helicase C-terminal domain-containing protein, translating into MTHRTDISPLTRVVARLDRTSVGDVDPAIVPTRFPSIDRAIGGGFRRGDLIVVGGDDSAGCSALGLAIALRVFPRALLLTGEMQAERAYERALAMGAKVSLESMRLGVVSEEERARLATVAVTLRDRAPVIETITSGTMSAIDRAVEATPDASVVVVDPLECLLDRDSGRDEALGFAVLALKRLALRRNVAVLLTTHLPQLDRVRHDRRPRLTDFGLGGAIGTHADLVLGLYREELYEADLGVSGAAELLLLKNRDGARGYVDLYFDQRFSRFEDVLEEF; encoded by the coding sequence ATGACCCACCGCACCGATATCTCGCCGCTGACCCGCGTCGTGGCGCGCCTCGACCGGACCAGCGTCGGCGACGTCGACCCCGCTATTGTCCCCACCCGATTCCCATCGATCGATCGCGCCATTGGCGGGGGCTTTCGCCGCGGCGATCTGATCGTGGTCGGGGGAGACGACAGCGCCGGCTGCTCGGCGCTGGGACTCGCCATCGCCCTGCGCGTCTTCCCCCGCGCCCTGCTGTTAACGGGAGAAATGCAGGCCGAGCGCGCCTACGAGCGCGCCCTTGCCATGGGGGCGAAGGTGTCGTTGGAATCGATGCGACTTGGTGTGGTCAGCGAGGAAGAACGCGCCCGCCTTGCCACGGTCGCGGTCACGCTGCGCGACCGTGCCCCGGTCATCGAAACGATCACCTCGGGCACCATGTCCGCCATTGATCGTGCCGTAGAAGCCACGCCCGACGCCTCGGTGGTGGTGGTCGATCCGCTGGAATGCCTGCTGGATCGTGATTCGGGTCGCGACGAAGCACTGGGGTTCGCGGTGCTTGCGCTCAAGCGACTCGCGCTGCGGCGGAATGTGGCGGTGCTGCTGACGACACACCTGCCGCAGCTCGACCGCGTGCGCCACGATCGCCGTCCCCGTCTCACGGATTTCGGATTGGGCGGAGCGATCGGGACCCACGCCGATCTGGTGCTCGGGCTCTACCGCGAGGAGCTGTACGAAGCCGATCTCGGCGTGTCCGGCGCCGCGGAGTTGCTGCTGCTGAAGAACCGGGATGGGGCGAGGGGATATGTCGATCTGTATTTCGACCAGCGGTTCAGTCGATTCGAGGATGTACTGGAGGAGTTTTAG
- a CDS encoding YebC/PmpR family DNA-binding transcriptional regulator, which produces MAGHSKWKTIKRAKAATDNKRGALFTRLIREITMAAKLGGGDPGGNPRLRTAIDNAKAVSMPKDNIDRAIKKGTGELEGVDYVEVLYEAYGPGGVAIMIQAVTDNPTRTVADVRHKLSRNNGNMGSSNSVAYLFERKGQMSVSADGVVEDTLIEAALEAGADDVVRDDTEFTITTDPGALHATKEGLESKKYKVADAELAWVPKSTVKVEGAAADQLMKLLEALEELDDVQKVDANFEMDDDAMAEA; this is translated from the coding sequence ATGGCAGGACATAGCAAATGGAAGACGATCAAGCGCGCAAAGGCGGCCACCGACAACAAGCGCGGAGCGCTCTTCACGCGACTGATCCGCGAAATCACCATGGCTGCCAAGCTTGGCGGCGGTGATCCGGGCGGTAATCCTCGGCTCCGCACCGCCATCGACAACGCGAAGGCGGTGTCGATGCCCAAGGACAACATCGACCGTGCCATCAAGAAGGGTACGGGCGAACTGGAAGGCGTGGATTATGTCGAGGTGCTGTACGAGGCCTACGGGCCCGGCGGCGTCGCGATCATGATTCAGGCGGTGACCGATAACCCCACGCGCACCGTGGCCGACGTGCGGCACAAGCTGTCGCGCAACAATGGCAACATGGGCTCCAGCAACTCGGTGGCCTATCTGTTCGAGCGGAAGGGGCAGATGTCGGTGTCGGCCGACGGTGTGGTCGAAGATACGCTGATCGAAGCCGCGCTCGAGGCTGGCGCCGATGATGTGGTGCGGGACGACACCGAGTTCACGATCACCACTGATCCCGGTGCGCTGCACGCGACGAAGGAAGGCCTCGAGTCGAAGAAGTACAAAGTGGCCGACGCGGAACTCGCCTGGGTGCCCAAAAGCACGGTAAAGGTGGAAGGCGCGGCGGCCGACCAGCTCATGAAGCTGCTCGAAGCGCTCGAAGAACTCGACGACGTGCAGAAGGTCGACGCGAACTTCGAGATGGACGACGACGCCATGGCCGAGGCGTGA